In Pagrus major chromosome 23, Pma_NU_1.0, the genomic window ATATACTTGTAGACAGAGCTGCTTCCCCTGTGTCTCAGGACACTTCAGTTTGGACAATTCAGTTCTGTGCATGCAATGTTCATTTACTGTTTAGGACATTgcaatattttggttttctgcaatatatatattactcaatgaaaaaatacaggaattttcACCAGATAACTTGAATGGCTCTATTTGGAAAGAATTAAACAGAATTAGTCTTAAATGGGACTAATTTATGTAACATTAGACAGACACGTCCTGTAAATTAGTCCTGAAAAATAAGAACTGTTGCGAGTCTccttttgtgtcattttgcaAAAAAGTTGTAGCTGGATATGTTTGCATCAATTTGCCTTACTTGATAATGCACACCCTGTGATGTGACTATTTCGCATGCGTACATTGCAGTGTCGATGCTGAAACAATATATTGTGCAACCCTATTACTCACGCATGTTTTGTTCATGCCGTTTTTAGGGTTAGGGATAACCCTCATGTATCAACATTTGTCAAATACCAAATAACTAATTGAGAAAATGATCGACAGATTAATCtgcaatgaaaaaacaaagttagttgcagcccattAGATGCTCATATGTTACATTAGAGTAATAttgatgatgattattgattCCTTATCCCTGTGCGACAGACAAGTGCTGAGCATTTGCGAAGCGGTTGTGAGGAATTAAAAAGATTCAGAAAAAAGCTGTGTTATTaattcttaaaggtgcaatatgtagttttggggaagaaattgtggtcagaagagaaagatcttcattaacaaactctttgttttcatgactgcatAAACAAATTGACCGTAAAGGACAACAGGAcaagtttcatactgttttactttgtttatatttggcggactctgccacctttgtagtttcaaacagtgttctggggaccttattttcttctgactacagcttgtttattcagttatggaagaaaataaagtttgtattattacctcattcatactgtaaatattaaaatgttgagttttaatttcttctccacaactacatagtgccccttgcACTATCTAAGAATTCACCAGCTATATAAAGCAGCTTGTCATCAGATctcactgtagctgcctttagtTAAGCAGCTAACAGTTCAGCTGTCCCAAGTCAGTCTGCCATGTCTGGCAGCTCAGAGCACAGGGGAACCGTGGCTGGGAAGCAACTACCTTGTTAGCATCCTAATTCAGtagatatccctgcaacacaatgcatcaattaaaatgaaaacttaaTCAATATTCAACCTCTCTCCACAGGTGCCCTTACAGTCGGTCTAGTCCGGCAATGTCAGACCATCCACGGACGAGACCGGACATGTATTCCACCACGGCTGCCCCCAGAGTGGGTCACCACacttttcttcatcatcatggGCATCATCTCCCTCACAGTCACCTGTGGACTGCTGGTGGCGTCACACTGGCGCCGAGAAGCCACCAAATATGCCCGCTGGATCGCCTTTACTGGCAGTAAGTGAACAAGACATTGACTTTGACAGtgaattaaattattttgcTTTACCAGACTTGTCGTCAGCACATTTCCCCGGGAGCATGATCTTCTCTGTCTCACAGCATCTGTCGTGATGTGACCTTAAGTAAAAATCACCTTTGCTACATTGGTGTTTTCTTAAACCTAGTCTCTTTAGGGCAGGAAATCATAAAAATGGATGTGATGACGTTATATGAGTGTGAAAAATTGGTTTAAGCCCAGTTCTGCAATGCTAATTTAGATGCGCAGATAAGTGTGACGTCAATAGCATCCGAGGCTATGTACAGGACCTttgcctgtttgtgtttctgagaGTGAcgggaaaatgtgtgtgtgtgcgtttggtTGTGTTTACACATCTATTAGTGTTGTTTTTGCATGCTTGACGACCACTGTTGCTCCCTGAAGCTGATTTATTGAGTAATGCAGCTCCTCTGGTACCCGAGTGGGTGGCTTATGTGCCACGGCGTTTCTCTAGTGTTTTCACTCTCTTTGCCTTGAACACGGCACTCTTTTCAAACACGATTTCTGTATAGATTCACTTCCAGCACTCGATAATAATTCTGCGTCCATCTCGTGAGCTGTGGTTGCTTTTGTAAGGCTGTGTGGGAGGGCGGAGTTTGATTGGTCTGTTAGTTAAGGGAATAGACGGCCTCAAGCACACTTGTACAGATGGTGCAAACCGTGAAGCGACAATGCTGTGTGTTATTGTTTGGAAAGCTGGGTGTATTTTTCAGGACACATGCACAGCGCtttcctcatgtttttttttttttttttttgcctgccaGGCCAAATGCAGATTCATATTTAGGTTTTGTAATTCTTCCTAATCACTTGCAAATACCCCGATGATTCAACGCTTTACAGAATCCCTGAGCCTCTCCACAAACTGTCTGTCCGGTGAGCACAAATCTGTGTCATACGCTAAATTGGAAGGCATTGAGTCATTGTTTAACGAGCACAGGAAAGTAAGACGGTTGCCACGGCAACTGTGAGCAGTTGTCACCCTTGTCCCCCTGCTAAGCTTCTGCTGGCCATATTAGACAAGAGGTATATTAATAGTAccaattctttttcttttaaacatgtttgagGCATGATGATGATCATCACTTTAAATGAGGATGTAAAGCTAGAGGGGGAGAATACTTGTGATGTGGTTTGtttgaagagaaagaaaagagctAGTTAAATCACCACTTTAATCTGTTTTAAGACCTCCATTAGCTGACACTTCTGAGAGTCCTCCTGTATCTCAAGAGCCTGTTTAAAGTGAAGGAGAGCAACGGAAAAAGGCAAAATTGCGACTAGCAAGCTTGTTTTTTTCCGCCTGATGTTGCAGAACTTAAGTTGCAATGGCGGAcacctctctgctgtcagccgAGAGGGTGAGAGGTTaagtgaggaaaacaaaaatgggTGGGGGCTTAAGAAGAGTTGAGTAGTTGAGTAAAGAAGGCGAGCTGAGTgaataatcatgttttttttagggTCAAGAGCTGTGAGTGAGAGACGGGTGCCAATGTAAAGACACAAACGGAGGGGGAGGATGAAGTGAAGTTGGTCGTAAGGAGACGGGGGCGGTTCATTCGGGGCAAACAGGTGATGAAGGTCGAGGGAAGGTGGGCAGTCTGTAGAGTAACTGGCTCCAGGCCACCGGCACCTGAATGGACAGCTTTGTATGACCAGCACAGTCCCGCCTCTGTGTCTccgtacgcacacacacgccaGCAGTGTTTCCCCAAGGTGTGACACTCATCTGTGGGGGTCGAGTGGGGTGAtcataaatataattttatacATGTggtaattaattaaattacaaaatagaaatatagaatTATGTGTATAATATCCCCTCCCTTCCCAGGTATTAATTACAGCTTCAAATACATGCATAGTTGGTCCACAATAGCTGAGATCGTCCCTGAACAGAGATCTTATTTTAAAGAGCAACTTGACGCTAAAACTTCTTTTTTGAGTTAGAAAAACTGCCAACATGTAGCCTCAGTCAAATCCCTTGGCTCGCCATTGTCTCCCACTTTAAACCCGAAACGATGCCAAACGTTCTTCTAAGAAACAAAGTCCTCCATGTCTGTACGTGAAAGCCAAACCAATTAATCTGTAGTAACTTCCGTCAACTCACTCTCATTACCACCTAGTCAAATATCAATGCGCTTTACCTCCTTCACTATCCATtatcttttcaaaataagagcccGAGGATGCCATAACAGCCGTtcgatattgtgaaaaatattgcatatgATGGCCAATATGGCAATATttcataatatataatatcaGCCCAAGCCTAATACAGTCAATTCATAATACTATTTATTCATATTGTACATTGCAACAGaagttattttcctttttccagaGAGAATCCATTAATAATGCCTTAATAATTTAAACCCTCAGATATCTGTAAAAAAATCTATAATGTACTCTTGGACTATGCCCACAAGATCATGCTCGAATGTATTTTTCGGAATTTGTGACATTCAAACAGTTGCTTTTTAAGCTCTGGGCACTTCCTGGGATGTATTGgcaattaaaatatgtttttggcTAACATGACTGGTTAGGAACCCTTAAAGGAGGCTGTTTCTCTGCttgaaaaaatattgtttttagcTAACCTTACATAACTTTGGCATGTCTGTATGGCAATGACTTGTCACTTTTCAGCCACCATAAAAGCTGATTACAATATATCTCCGATAAGATATCAGCTGATTATGTCGAGCTACATCTAATTTGCTGTGGTGGCTTATAGGCAAGTGTCGTCAATTAGAGCCATCTGGTGTAATTTTGCCAGAACGAGGAGTGTTGTTAACGAGGAGCGTCACTCTCGGGGCTCTGGTTAACGTCGCTGGTCTGGATTAAGCTTGTTTATGAGACAATCTTGTCAGAAATTATGTAACATGACTTTAATGGTCGTCACACACCAGTGAGGTAGGCTATGCCTCTGGGCTCCTGTCTTGTTAAAAAGCTCTTCACTTCATCTGTCATACCAGCACTGTTTCTCAACTTTATGAATTCATTTTCAGGATGAATTCCTCTGTATTTTGAAACTGTGGCAGTGCATCACAAATGGCTTTATGTAGGGCAAAGACTGTACCAGGACATCTGCAGGCCCTGGTTCATTAACTTCACAGTAATCTTCTCAAATGTTGTTGATCAAAAAGAATCATTATGATACTAGTTACATTAGGTTGTTACAGTAGCAATTAGTAGAAACAAGATGTACAGATCTGTACAGATGCCGATTTCATACAACAgagcacaaaaagtaaaatgtgtgagTAAAAGTAGTAGTAAAAGTTACAAAAGTTTTTAATAGAATATTTTGTAATGAAGCGAttcattgtttggtctataaatgctgaaaagttgtcaaataatcatacttttccatccatccaaaatgcaaaaaatactagatcacatttaagaggctggacCGGagaatgtttgttattttgtggaTGAAAAAGGActtaaacgattaatcgatgatcaaaatagttgcagatcAAGCATATGTCATCAGTCGAGGCACTTAAGAGAAGCAGCGGACCCTGAGCTGCACTTCAATTAACTCACTGGTGAGGCGTGCTAGAATAATGCTGAGCCATGTTTTTCTGGCTCCACTTTTAGCTTTCCTTTCACAGCATCCTTTTGAAATCATACCCCCCTCAAAGATAAACACACGGCCGGAGCAATGAGCAGGCAAAATCACAGACATAAATATTTGCTTGTGCGCGCCTTGTGATGCAGGCTTACCACACATTGTTCATTTTTACTCGCTGGCAGACTAGAGACTTTTGGCTTCTCTGAGTCAGCACAACATGCATCTGATTGACTATTTGAGGAATGTTTCTGAACTTACTGCCATTCTGAATTTATACAGTGTGTGACGGCGTACATGTCAGATAAGGCATAGATTTAGCTAATGCTAATTTGCTGAAACATCTTATTAagcatttatttcattttttatttttattttgatggccttgtatgtaaataaatcaaaaagtaATAATCTACAGATTCATCGATTTATCAAAATAATAGctttttctcctcactcaaccAGCAGTTGCTATGCACACAACTGTTATTTCTGCCGTTTCATCAATACTAGTAATGCAACTGTTGTAAGTAACTCACTATCATTAGGCTGATATTTTAAAGTGCTCCAACTTATATCCAGCTAATAAAAAGCCTGACAAGTCAGCACGAAAGTACAGAAAGTTCTTGCAGTTGAGATGATGCACCGTCTCGTCTTGTGTAGTTGCAAGCTTCAGCTTGTCTCGTTGCATAGTTTTTGTCTGAACTGGGCTTTAACTGCGTCGGGTTCAGACGTAAAAACCCGAATTCCTGTTGAGTTACTACTCTCTGTCGGGTCCGGACAAAAAATGTGGCCTGAGCCACACtgtagttgcagccctagattTTAATATGATTTCATTTAGAGTCAGGTATTTAAATTGCTGGATTACCtcccaaaaatgttttgtcaaatAAGCGTTACTCTAGGGATAGAGATTTCTATTAATGTCGCCCACTCCTACATAAATATTTAAGCCACAAACTGTCTTTTAATCCCAATATTCATAATGTTGTACCACTACAGACTCCTGTAGCTGCAGTCTGGTTGACAAAATGGTACATCAACTTCAATAGGATTTTTATAGAGCAGGAGAAGTCATCCCACAGGTCTGAACAGTGCTGCAAATTGGTTCAGTGACCAGGTTGGAGCTAAAAATGGCTTCATGTGCTGTCACCACATGGGTTACACAGTGTTGAAGGAACCAAAGTAATTTCACACAGCCTCAATTAACCTCTGTTGGAATCCTATTAATTCTGCGTGAAAACAAGGTGGTTTAGTTTTTTTACACACTAGTAACATGTAAGAGTTCACACTACTACAGACAATCCAGGAATAAAGCTCCTCAAATACACGTGACTGTGcccatttttaaattttacCAACACACCAgttatttttaagtaaaagaaGCTACTCCACAAATTCTGCACAGCCGTTGATCTGTGATTCACAAAGTCACACAGTTTGCTTTGCTGGTCACCGTCACTGTGTGTTTCATAACTGGAGCTGGACCAAAAAGCTTCAGTAATAACATCTCCAAAGGGAACAGAAGAAAAGGGAGCTGGGCTAATTAGTAACAATTACTTATACAATCACAGACGCCTACTTCCTGGGTAAGACTTAGTAATGACTGCACCTCTGCAGCTGCGAACAAACCCGACACATGCTCAGCAGAAGATCACAACATGCCCTCTCTCAGATTTTGTCACACTCGTTAAAGTGAAAGTTGCTGCTTCTCTCACAAAAATCTTATCTTTTCTGTCGGGCACAGTCAGAACAAACAGGACATAGATGCACAGTGATTTTGTAATAATTTGCCCGTCTCATGACGTAAATGTTTTATCATCAAATTATGTCTCTTATGTAACATCTAGTGGCAGCTTTAGGAAACTACGACAACATCAGCAAACACGTGTTTCCTCCACGGCCCCTAATGTTTGTCTTCTGGCTAATGTAGGAAATTCTGTTTCAGGATTTAACTTAATAAACAGAGCTGGATGTGGCTGTTTAGAAAGCTTGAAATCTGATTACTGATTTGAACTATTAAGGGTGtagagacattttaaaatgttaatccCCCTGAGGTGGCATAAAGAGCTTATTTATGATTCGTGGAGAAACATTTACTGAAactaatgctgcattcaagtaGTGTCAGAAACACTGTGAATTTATGGCACACTCAAGGGTAGTACTTGATAATGATAGTTTTGCCAACAAATAATTGCCTGAAGTCACACAAAAGCTTGACTTTACTAACTTCAAAGCTGAAATTAAATCACATACCTAAGGGATGCTTTTCAATGATTTGCTAAAACATTTTGGCCGTGAAAACACGCTGCCTTCAAGTGCTGTCAGAAATATTGTAATTTAAAGTTGAAAATAACCCAACAGAATGGTAAACATCGCAGAGTTATGAATTTTTCAGTCATATTTGAGTTGCAGGGAAGCAGTAATGCATAAATTAGGCATGTCGTTGCACGTTAATGATAAACAGATTACATCTGCCAGAGTTTAAGGAACAAGTCAACGCACTAagtgaaacacaacatttgatgcaacccttctttttttttttgctgttcctgtataaacattatttttgagaTTTTAGCTCTTTGTGTAGAGTTGTGCTCTGCAAACATGTCTGGCCTCGTCtttgaattttttgttttcGTATTTGTCTGGTGTGTGCACAGTAGATAATGGCTTTACAGGTTCATACTGATGCACAGTGCatatttgtgtatgtttgtttattaacaTCATTTTGGAGATAGCATTTTAGTGACAGGAGATGGACAGAAGAcataaacatttcaacattaatTAGATTCTTGTATAGGTTGGGCCTGGACACAGATGTTCATATTGCACTTCGGCTCTCTATACAGGACAATTGCACCTCCCAGTGCTTTGCTAATGAGATGGTCTGGGTGTCAAATGTTCATCGTTGTCTGCCTTCATCTGTTGTGATGATAAGAAACTGAAGGAAGTTTGACAAAGTTAAAGTATCAGATCCTCTTCTAATGAAGACATTATTGTAAAATGAGCAATCATTTCACTCTGGGAGAAAAGAAATTATGTGCTGCCAGATATTGGTTCAGCTGAGCCACTCATATGTTTGCTTTAACTCTTATTTCTGTACATTCTTCAGAAAAAAACGGTATTCTGTGACAATTaacctgttttaaaatgaaatgttgaaaagtTACATAAATGCCTGAGAGGCAGCATCATGCTGATCACAGTGCATACCATGAGTCTGCAATGTGTAATTGCTCCTTCAAAGCCATTTGAAAGGCACTATTACTTTGCTAATGAACTTGCTATAATTAAATTCAATTTGAGCAGTTGAGTGAGttcatgttatatttttttcaatcttGTGTGGAGAACAAAGGCtaaaacatgcttttatttattgCTTAAACCTtttttggaggaggaggaggagtctgACTCCAAAATACATCAAGTTTGCTTTACATGTTTTGATTTATACACATCAAGATGAATTCTTGTATATGGAAATGAATAGTGAactaacattttctctctcgcTCCTTCCTTCCAGTGATCCTGTTCTGCATGGCGGCACTCATCTTCCCCATAGGCTTCTATATCAACGAGGTGGGAGGGCAGCCATACAAGCTGCCTAACAACACGGTGGTCGGATCCTCGTATGTGCTGTTTGtcctctccatcttcttcaCCATAGTGGGACTTCTGTTTGCAGGCAAAGTTTGCCTCCCAGGCTGAGGACTCGACTGTGCCCGCCTCTGGACTGACACGAGAGGCTCTGAAAATTTAATGggatttacaaaaacacacaatgactgaaaatcaaaaacaacaaactctgGCCAGAAGCCTGATACAGGGAAGTCTTTGATTATGTGTCGAGGGACCGCAGCACCGTGGAGAACCTAAcaacttaaaaaatgaaaacgaATAAACGAACAAAACACTAAAGTGGGGGACATGGGCACAAAGGGGTGgaggagtgtgagagagagggcagCCGAGGCTGTTGCAGCACCCTGCCACCATTGATTTAAAATATGGCCGTCTCTCTGTTGTTCTGTTGGGAGAAGGGTGTTTAATGTGCCGCTGTCATGGCAACTGCGGCCACAATGCTGGCGCACATTTCTTGAGGACCACTACAGCCGCTCCTCGACTTGACCCCCGCCCGCCCTCAGCACACATCTGCGCCGTCACGACCGCTCCTGTTGCTATTTTTGGCTTCTCTTAGCTAtttcagttgtgtgtttttctgttgttgtacattttgtgttcttcttttcttttttttccttcctccccccCGATGCCTTTCCACTGAGGTAGCTTGAGTGTAATTGAGGTTCACTGAACTGAATCCTTGAGGGGAACTGGAGGGTTTTTCTGCCAGCTTGGCTTTAGAGCAGGGTTTATTCTCGCCTGTCACTTCACGAGGCCCCAGGTGTGCGACTGGGGAGAGCAGCTGTGAGCCCAGCTGCCTGGTCCAGCTCACGGGCTGCTGTGGACCAGAGGAAAGGTACAGGTGTGCCGCGCCTTTTTCTCACAACCAGATGCAGCTCAGGAGCAGATAGCAACGAGAGGTGACCTCCTTGGGCAGCAGAACAGGAGGTCAAGCACCATAAAGGAGAATGCCACTCAATGTGTAAGACCTTGCATTATGTTATTTACATAGACAGCAACAGAGTTTTCCTAAGCTAAAGCCATGACGCTGATACACATCATCTACTAATAAATAGAAGACTGTGAATTTAGAGAACAATCATCTGAACAGAAACACATCTCTTGTATTTGTAGTGACACTCTTAATCCTGCTAAGTACAGCCACAAGCACAGTGGCCTTATCAAGGTATTCTTGTACATCACTGTGGGGTTGACATGGCCCTTATATATCGCTAATTATAGCAGACAGTATTGACTTTTATAAATAGAAGCTGACCTGACCTAAAAGTCTGATAATAACATATGTGAATGCTGAAAGTTGGTGGTATTCTCCTTTAATGTTGGATGGGAAAGAATTGAGCCAGGagtattttctttgtcttgttttgtacaAAAGTGAAGGCACTGGGACTGCAGGTCAGGTCCATGCATGGGGCTGTGCCTCAGTGTGCTGCCCTTGAGGCCCGTGATTgtaaaacacacgcacacacacacacaaacacaaaggcgTACAGCCACAACACTGTCTGTACTGTGTAAATCCACATTTTAGGGCTGCGACTAGCCATTATTTTCCTTGTGTATTATAGtcctgattattttcacgatttCTCACTCCAATTAACTCAGAAAGAAGCGATAATTTGCCCATTACGAGTTCCTAGAGGTGAAAAGTGATATCTTtgaattgcttgttttgtattAAGACTAGCTTTTAACTTGTAATGCAAGACTAACGCAAGTcctttaaaatttaaaaacaggCCACACAACGCGTATCTACTTAAGCCAGGAAACAGCCATGCTTgcaattcttttctttttaatgctgTTATCGTGAAATCATGTGTTAATAATTTCTTTATCTCGGGACAACCAAGCTTATTTCCTCATGATAACAAGTTTGTTTgtcttgaaataaaacaaaaggcagatttCTTGAGATAATGAGATCATTTATGACGAGAAAAAGATTCATTATCTGGAGATAATGGCAATTAAAAAAGTCATAGCAAGCACGGATGTGTTTGGTTTATGTACATAGCCTACCATACTTTTATTTGTCTCCACAGAGTAATCACCTATTTTCGCTTCATCACAGTTGTGGGTTATTTTCTCCAAGATTTTGgggatgtaaacaggaagtatgaTGGAGGCAGTGAGTTAGCTGTGGGTAATAACTTGAGCCTCCTTTTTTAGCACATATTTGGTCACATTTTGATAAATTGGCACTGTTAATTGTGCCGTATGACGCCTATCACTGCATGATATAATACTGACGAAAACTTTaaatttattgattaatttgatGATTATTAGGCAACTTCTGGAGCTGAAAAAAGGGGGTTCTTCCCTTCTTCTGATTTCTATGCAGATTTATGTACGTTTATTCACAATAGACATTTGTGATAATTATGTAAAACCTTAATGCAGCCGCCCCTCAACTAAATTACTCTCAACTGTCACCTTTGTCGACAGCTCAAAACCTGTGAATTTACAATTTAGTTTCACAAGagacaaagcaaaacagcatgTCTGATGTTTGGCATTTATGCTttaatgatcaaaatagttgcagattaatttagttttgatcgactaatcgtttcagctctTGTAGGCGTGTATTTGACATATTTGCACTCACAACAATTTGGAGATGTCTcttgaaaagtgtgtttgtgtgttaaatcAATCACGGAGCTCAGTCACTAAGTCTTTGTTTAGtatttctgtttcctgctcTGCTTTTCTTACCTTCGGTCTGATGATGTATACTGCTAACTCTACACTCTGCAGTGCCCTGTCTTGGTTGGTTCAGTATTGTGCCatgatgacatgtttttgtttaataatgtaCAGACACAAAAAGGCAGGATTTCTGTATTAGGAAGCACTGTGCATTCAAACAGTATAGGTAACAGAAATAGAAGCACcacaaatgtataaaaaagaGAACTTCTTacctcattgtttttgtttctgctaTTATTTTCTAATGGTGGCAATGTGTGCCCTCTAATTTGTCTCTTGCCTTGATCGGATGTCTTCACATAAAGCCTATGATCATAGGAAATTATTTATCactgaataaaacaagaaaaaatggATGCGTGTGCGACTGTGACACAGTCTGTATGATTTGTTGTGCTTACTTGAGGGGATGTGAAGTATGAAGCTAATCAGTAGTTGAGTTGAGAGACAAAACGGAGCAGATAGAAATCCTCTTCAACCCATTTATCGTAAAATCGACATGGTACTTATGCAGGATGTTGCCCAAAAGTCCTTCCACTCCCACGTCATTAAATCtgacaaaaagagacacaaacctATTGTGGTTCAAGGGCAGCCACCCAGGACGCTTCAGTGGAAAAGCTAGCTGTGTTTTAAGAGTTCATCTGTCAAACGCTCGACAGGAACAAATCCTCCTGTGCTTCAGTTCTGATAAGCAATCGAGGCAGTTTCCCTTTTGTTCATCAGTGACCTTCAGATCTATTTTTAGAATAGTATCATCTGAGGCTGAGTGgattcattaatttaatttgcacAGTAAACCTTTTCCTTTTATGAAGCTTGAATTCAAAGAAGTGATTGCATAGTTTTGAGCACCTCAGATGTTTAATACTCATACTCTGGAAAAAAGATGCAGGGTGTAAGTTTGACTTTGCAAGCCGATAACATGAAGTAGTTGCACCTTTTATGTACACCTTCCTAGACTGCCAAAATTTGTGATGACTCCACAAAAAATGACTCCATTATGTatgatttagtggcatctagtggggaggctgcagattgcaaccaactgaagGCCCCTTGCAAGATACCACTTAACGATACCATTCTCATGTCTTTATGCTAAATGGGCCCGCTAACGTGGCTTAGCATCGAGACTTGAAATAGGGAAACGTCAAAccaggctctgtccaaaggtgaCTAAATCATCTactgaagctaagctaagctaactgtctgctggctgtagcttcatattgaGTGTACAGACAATAGTGAATAACAGATCTCCCAAAATGCCTTTTTTCCTTTAAGCAGGGTTCCCACACTTTTTCCCTTAAAAATTAATGGTTGGCTGTGGGACAAACATGtattgttaaaatgcaaaatggtgCTAGGATCCCAACCTTACAGCCCGACTGCCTTAAAGGCTCATGAAACTTGCTCTTCGCcttcagctgcagagaaaacatgaaaaatcttTGAAGTTGGAGTGTTTTCACTTTATGGGTTCTC contains:
- the mosmoa gene encoding uncharacterized protein C16orf52 homolog B; this encodes MDKLTIISGCLFLAADIFAIASIANPDWINTGESAGALTVGLVRQCQTIHGRDRTCIPPRLPPEWVTTLFFIIMGIISLTVTCGLLVASHWRREATKYARWIAFTGMILFCMAALIFPIGFYINEVGGQPYKLPNNTVVGSSYVLFVLSIFFTIVGLLFAGKVCLPG